From Terriglobales bacterium, one genomic window encodes:
- a CDS encoding protein kinase: protein MSHYRLLRPLGGGGMGVVYQAEDLELGRHVALKFLPPDLAGDAGAVERFRREARAASALNHPHICTVYEIGQHEGRHFIAMEMMEGETLASRIQRGPMTSEEVIELGMQMTDALETAHGKGIVHRDIKPANIFLTVRRQAKLLDFGLAKLQPTPQAQAEAATATQGPLTRQGAAVGTLAYMSPEQALGREVDRRTDLFSLGAVLYEAATGAMPFRGETPAALCDAILNKSPTPAVRLNPDVPPGLEQIIDKALEKDPSLRYQSAAEIRTDLQRLRRDSQRIVASAPAGAPRGARAAWLLGLLGLVAALAVLGLALLAWRGRLSGAAGTARIDSIVVLPLENFSHDPEQEYFADGMTEELTRTLANIGALKVISRTSAMQYKGARKPIPQIAKELNVDAVLEGSVMRAGNRVRITEQLINGATDKHLWAQSYERDLRDVLALQAEVAQAIAREVQVKLSPAEQKQLATTAAVDPAAHEAYLKGRAYLDKSTERDIRTGMKYFEQAIAADPNYAQAYVGLGDAWTTLSTWFLPPREAQPQANAAYAQALARNPSLPSAYAARGLISLTYDWDWVATERDAAHALELSPSNADGHVLRAVRLSSLGHWPEASAEYTRGEELDPLSASTFALHAWGAFANGHFDQALELAHKAIPMAPDFDLGYQVAALSLSVKGRFPEAIETARTATKVSDSPIDVAILANVYALAGRTDEAHATLAKLKEMTRKRYVCSYEVATSYVALHEFDEAYRWLDKAYEDRSDCMIWLRVDPRFAPVRPQPRFQELIRKVGIPES, encoded by the coding sequence GTGTCGCACTATCGCTTGCTGCGCCCGCTGGGCGGCGGCGGGATGGGTGTGGTGTACCAAGCCGAGGACCTCGAGCTTGGGCGGCATGTCGCGCTGAAATTCCTGCCCCCGGACCTGGCCGGGGATGCGGGCGCCGTGGAGCGCTTTCGACGGGAGGCCCGCGCCGCTTCAGCCCTGAATCACCCCCACATCTGCACCGTGTACGAGATCGGGCAGCACGAAGGCCGCCATTTCATCGCCATGGAAATGATGGAGGGTGAGACGCTGGCCTCGCGCATCCAGCGCGGGCCGATGACCAGCGAAGAGGTCATCGAATTGGGCATGCAGATGACGGACGCGCTGGAAACGGCGCACGGCAAGGGCATCGTCCATCGCGACATCAAGCCGGCGAACATCTTCCTGACCGTGCGCCGGCAAGCCAAGCTGCTCGATTTCGGGCTGGCCAAACTGCAGCCGACGCCACAAGCGCAGGCCGAGGCGGCGACCGCCACCCAGGGTCCTCTGACCCGGCAGGGAGCGGCGGTCGGCACCCTGGCCTACATGTCGCCCGAGCAGGCGCTGGGGCGCGAAGTGGACCGCCGGACCGACCTGTTTTCCCTGGGGGCGGTGCTGTACGAGGCAGCGACGGGCGCCATGCCGTTCCGCGGGGAGACGCCCGCGGCCCTGTGCGACGCCATCCTGAACAAGTCGCCGACGCCAGCAGTGCGGCTCAACCCGGATGTGCCGCCCGGGCTGGAGCAGATCATCGACAAGGCACTGGAGAAGGACCCGAGCCTGCGCTATCAATCGGCGGCGGAGATCCGCACCGACCTGCAGCGTCTGCGCCGCGACTCGCAGCGAATCGTAGCGTCCGCACCTGCGGGCGCGCCCCGAGGGGCCCGCGCCGCCTGGCTGCTGGGCTTGTTGGGCCTGGTGGCCGCGCTCGCCGTGCTGGGCCTGGCCCTCCTGGCATGGCGCGGGCGACTATCGGGCGCCGCTGGCACGGCCAGGATCGACTCCATCGTCGTGCTCCCGCTGGAGAACTTCTCCCACGATCCCGAGCAGGAGTACTTCGCCGACGGCATGACCGAGGAACTGACCCGCACCCTGGCCAACATCGGGGCGCTGAAGGTCATCTCGCGGACTTCGGCCATGCAGTACAAGGGGGCGCGCAAGCCCATCCCGCAGATCGCCAAGGAACTGAACGTGGACGCGGTGCTGGAAGGCTCGGTGATGCGCGCCGGCAACCGCGTACGCATCACCGAGCAGCTGATCAACGGCGCGACCGACAAGCACCTTTGGGCGCAGAGCTACGAGCGCGACCTGCGGGACGTACTGGCCCTGCAGGCGGAGGTGGCCCAGGCCATCGCACGCGAAGTGCAGGTCAAGCTCAGCCCTGCCGAGCAGAAGCAGTTGGCAACGACCGCCGCGGTCGATCCTGCGGCCCACGAAGCGTACTTGAAGGGACGCGCATACTTGGACAAGTCCACGGAGCGCGATATCCGGACGGGCATGAAGTACTTCGAGCAGGCGATCGCCGCCGATCCCAACTATGCGCAGGCCTACGTCGGACTCGGCGACGCGTGGACGACTCTTTCTACTTGGTTCCTACCGCCTCGGGAGGCGCAGCCGCAGGCGAACGCCGCCTATGCTCAGGCGCTTGCCCGCAACCCGTCGCTGCCCTCGGCGTATGCGGCCAGAGGTCTCATCAGCCTGACGTATGATTGGGATTGGGTAGCCACCGAGCGGGATGCCGCCCACGCGTTGGAACTCAGTCCCAGCAACGCGGACGGCCACGTCCTGCGCGCAGTACGGCTGAGTTCGCTGGGCCACTGGCCGGAGGCCAGTGCGGAATACACCCGCGGCGAGGAACTGGATCCGCTCTCCGCCTCGACTTTCGCCTTGCACGCCTGGGGCGCCTTCGCGAACGGACATTTCGACCAGGCTCTGGAGCTGGCTCATAAGGCCATCCCCATGGCCCCGGATTTTGATCTGGGCTACCAGGTGGCAGCGCTTTCGCTGTCGGTAAAGGGGCGATTCCCGGAGGCGATCGAGACCGCCCGGACCGCTACCAAGGTCTCGGACAGCCCGATCGACGTCGCCATCCTGGCCAATGTGTACGCCCTTGCGGGCCGCACTGATGAGGCGCACGCCACCCT
- a CDS encoding tetratricopeptide repeat protein, which yields MKRTLLWALVCAAFVLLAVTGSAAQAGPNMQTEVGPTPPLETLSVAQLEERGDTLRAQRAYADALACYRAALRKDKNNASLYNKAGIAELQLKDMKGAQKDFKRAIKHDSKLSAACNNLGVVLYMRKSYAEAVAQYQKAIALDAMNASYHSNLGTALFSQNQVEKAVTEFARAIELDPEILMRPARGAGASAQLATPEERAHYFFVLAKMYGARGELDRCLQCLEKAKEGNYPHINDVYKDKDFEAVRQNPRLQEIMAKPVN from the coding sequence ATGAAAAGAACACTTCTCTGGGCGCTTGTTTGCGCGGCCTTCGTGCTGCTGGCGGTGACCGGCAGCGCCGCCCAGGCCGGACCGAACATGCAGACCGAGGTCGGGCCGACCCCGCCGCTGGAGACCCTGAGCGTGGCCCAACTGGAAGAGCGCGGCGACACGCTGCGCGCCCAGCGGGCCTATGCCGATGCCCTGGCCTGCTACCGCGCGGCGCTGCGCAAGGACAAGAACAACGCGTCGCTGTACAACAAGGCGGGCATCGCGGAGCTGCAACTGAAGGACATGAAGGGCGCGCAGAAGGACTTCAAGCGGGCCATCAAGCATGACAGCAAGCTGTCTGCCGCCTGCAACAATCTCGGCGTGGTGTTGTATATGAGGAAGTCCTATGCCGAGGCGGTGGCGCAGTATCAGAAGGCCATCGCATTGGATGCGATGAATGCCTCGTACCACAGCAACCTGGGGACCGCTTTGTTCAGCCAGAACCAGGTGGAGAAGGCGGTGACTGAATTCGCGCGCGCCATCGAGTTGGATCCCGAGATCCTGATGCGGCCGGCGCGCGGAGCAGGAGCCAGCGCCCAGCTGGCCACGCCGGAAGAGCGGGCCCACTACTTCTTCGTGCTGGCCAAGATGTACGGAGCGCGAGGCGAACTGGACCGCTGCCTGCAATGCCTGGAAAAGGCCAAAGAGGGCAACTACCCGCACATCAACGACGTGTACAAGGACAAGGATTTCGAGGCGGTACGCCAGAATCCCCGGCTGCAGGAGATCATGGCGAAGCCGGTGAACTAA